From a region of the Mytilus galloprovincialis chromosome 3, xbMytGall1.hap1.1, whole genome shotgun sequence genome:
- the LOC143067820 gene encoding calmodulin, with protein sequence MADQLTEEQIAEFKEAFSLFDKDGDGTITTKELGTVMRSLGQNPTEAELQDMINEVDADGNGTIDFPEFLTMMARKMKDTDSEEEIREAFRVFDKDGNGFISAAELRHVMTNLGEKLTDEEVDEMIREADIDGDGQVNYEEFVTMMTSK encoded by the exons ATG gcCGATCAGCTTACAGAAGAACAAATTGCAG AGTTTAAGGAAGCTTTCAGCTTGTTCGATAAAGATGGTGATGGAACCATTACCACAAAAGAACTTGGTACAGTTATGAGGTCATTGGGACAGAATCCAACCGAAGCTGAACTCCAAGATATGATCAATGAAGTTGATGCTGAtg gcAATGGAACAATAGACTTTCCAGAGTTTTTGACAATGATGGCCAGAAAAATGAAGGACACAGACAGTGAAGAAGAAATCAGGGAAGCATTCCGTGTGTTTGACAAAGATGGTAATGGTTTCATTAGTGCAGCAGAATTGAGACATGTAATGACAAATTTGGGTGAAAAATTAACAGATGAAGAAGTAGATGAAATGATTCGTGAAGCAGATATAGATGGTGATGGACAAGTTAATTATGAAG AGTTCGTAACGATGATGACCTCGAAGTAA